A stretch of Ipomoea triloba cultivar NCNSP0323 chromosome 13, ASM357664v1 DNA encodes these proteins:
- the LOC116003083 gene encoding probable pectate lyase 8 codes for MGSEKKWLSVALTSLLLLLSVAGAFAGMQNSKDSEMRNLQKEEPQSLQNLTMAARLAHMEETLSKHAVDDPEEVAFMVTESIKNSTERRKLGFFSCGTGNPIDDCWRCDPNWHKNRKRLADCGIGFGRNAIGGRYGRFYVVTDPGDDDPVNPRPGTLRHAVIQDRPLWIVFKRDMVITLKQELIMNSFKTIDARGTNVHIANGACITIQFVTNIIIHGLHIHDCKPTGNAMVRSSPSHFGWRTMADGDGVSIFGSSHIWIDHNSLSHCADGLVDAVMGSTAITISNNHFAHHNEVMLLGHSDSYTRDKQMQVTIAYNHFGNGLIQRMPRCRHGYFHVVNNDYTHWEMYAIGGSANPTINSQGNRYLAPSNPFAKEVTKRVDTAQNQWKGWNWRSEGDLMLNGAYFTPSGAGASASYARASSLGAKSSSMVGMMTSNAGPLACRKARTC; via the exons ATGGGGTCCGAGAAGAAGTGGCTCTCCGTCGCTCTCACTTCTCTGCTGCTTCTCTTGTCCGTCGCCGGCGCCTTCGCCGGAATGCAGAATAGTAAAGACTCCGAGATGAG GAATTTGCAGAAAGAAGAACCGCAGAGCTTGCAAAACTTAACAATGGCGGCAAG GTTGGCACACATGGAAGAAACTCTTAGTAAGCATGCAGTGGATGACCCTGAAGAGGTCGCCTTCATGGTTACAGA GAGTATCAAGAACAGCACAGAGAGGCGAAAACTGGGATTTTTCTCGTGTGGGACTGGAAACCCCATTGATGATTGCTGGAGATGTGATCCCAACTGGCACAAGAACCGTAAGCGCCTCGCAGATTGTGGGATTGGGTTTGGGCGCAATGCTATAGGGGGCAGATATGGTCGATTCTATGTTGTGACTGATCCCGGCGATGATGACCCCGTGAACCCCCGGCCGGGCACTCTCCGGCACGCCGTTATCCAGGACAGGCCGCTCTGGATTGTGTTCAAGCGGGATATGGTTATAACGCTGAAGCAGGAGCTGATTATGAACAGCTTCAAGACTATTGATGCACGGGGAACCAATGTGCATATTGCTAATGGGGCCTGCATTACAATCCAGTTTGTGACCAATATCATAATACATGGCCTTCACATCCATGACTGTAAGCCCACTGGAAACGCCATGGTCAGGAGCTCCCCGTCCCATTTCGGTTGGAGGACTATGGCGGATGGCGATGGCGTTTCCATCTTCGGCTCGAGCCATATTTGGATCGATCACAACTCGCTCTCTCACTGCGCTGATGGCCTTGTGGATGCTGTCATGGGCTCCACTGCCATTACTATCTCCAACAATCATTTTGCTCACCACAATGAG GTGATGCTGTTGGGTCATAGTGACTCTTACACGAGAGACAAGCAAATGCAGGTGACAATTGCCTATAATCACTTTGGGAATGGGCTCATACAGAGAATGCCAAG GTGCAGACATGGTTACTTTCATGTGGTGAACAATGACTACACTCACTGGGAAATGTATGCCATTGGTGGAAGTGCTAACCCTACCATCAATAGCCAAGGAAACCGGTACCTTGCTCCATCCAATCCTTTTGCCAAGGAG GTGACAAAGAGAGTTGACACTGCCCAGAATCAATGGAAGGGGTGGAACTGGAGATCAGAGGGAGACTTAATGCTTAACGGTGCATACTTCACCCCCTCCGGCGCGGGTGCCTCGGCCAGCTACGCCAGAGCTTCGAGCTTGGGTGCCAAGTCGTCTTCTATGGTTGGCATGATGACGTCAAATGCCGGTCCCCTGGCTTGCCGCAAGGCCCGCACATGCTAA
- the LOC116002098 gene encoding pentatricopeptide repeat-containing protein At4g19440, chloroplastic-like: MDIRRAKTPGTTPLLLPIKRSLACVISTASDSAAPSPLRPKRTVNSKPPASPPGRQRLVDQRWLTSLLSSRHLEYSKCKELIIQLTPDQFDVLFSDLSPSSLMPLTALKFFHIASRSFGFRFCVRSYCNLLRLLVDSDLETPARLLLIRLIDGKSPALFVNPDNKHAEVAATLVDLNGVLETHSAVRIYDLLIHVCCTQFKSAGFDIALDVFQILASKGLFPSLKTCNFLLSSLVKENELQKSYQVFDILIRSVIPDVYTFSIAINAFCKGGRVEEAKLLFQKMEEVGVAPNVVVYNNLIHGLCKDGNLEEAFRLKDEMICKGLKASVVTYSMLINFLVKLEKYDEACCILKEMSQNGLLPNEIIFNTMIDGYCKMGNLDDALRVKDEMLMQGFVPNSVTCNSLVKGFCKMNQIDKAEQLLEKMLLEGLCINLGSFTSVISGLCTNSSFESALHFTREMILRNLKPNDGLLTILVGGLCKNRKYSEAVDLWFLLLHRGFTANTVTSNALIHGLCESGNMQEAFKLLKVMLDRHLQMDMITYNTLICACCKDGNLDGAFKLREEMVKQGIAPDISTFNLLLHGLFNKHRTDEALMLWNESQNMGLVCNVHTFGVLINGFCKAGLVEKGRYFFDEMLRQGIAPNSVVYNTLIWAYSRHGNLAEALKLSDEMRIKSYLPTDATYSSLIHGMCNIGHLEEARCLIDEMRKEGLSPDVVCFTALIGGYCKLGQMDKARSVLEEMYLWNLQPNKITYTIIIDGYCRSGKIKEATRSLAEMVKKGITPDSVTYNVLSNGFYKEGKIETVFGLCDHMSVAGPGLDEVTYTSLIDWLPQPSVVGNQE; encoded by the coding sequence ATGGACATACGAAGGGCGAAAACCCCTGGAACCACTCCACTATTGCTGCCAATCAAGCGCTCTCTAGCTTGCGTCATATCTACAGCTTCGGACTCCGCAGCTCCGTCGCCGTTGAGGCCGAAGAGAACGGTTAATTCAAAGCCGCCGGCGTCGCCGCCGGGGAGGCAGCGGTTGGTGGACCAGCGGTGGCTTACTTCGCTGCTATCCAGCCGTCATTTGGAATACTCGAAGTGTAAAGAACTTATAATCCAATTGACGCCTGATCAGTTTGATGTCTTATTTTCTGATCTGTCTCCTTCCTCTCTAATGCCATTGACTGCTCTTAAGTTCTTCCACATTGCGTCCCGTTCTTTTGGCTTTCGGTTCTGTGTTAGATCTTATTGCAATTTGCTTCGTTTGCTTGTGGATTCGGACCTGGAAACGCCCGCTCGATTGCTTTTGATAAGATTGATCGATGGGAAATCGCCTGCATTGTTTGTTAACCCTGATAATAAACACGCTGAGGTTGCTGCTACCTTAGTTGATTTAAATGGTGTTTTGGAAACGCATAGTGCTGTCAGGatatatgatttattaattCATGTTTGTTGTACTCAATTCAAGAGTGCAGGATTTGATATTGCATTGGATGTCTTTCAGATCTTAGCAAGTAAGGGTTTGTTTCCGTCATTAAAGACTTGTAATTTTCTGTTGAGCTCTCTTGTGAAGGAAAATGAACTTCAGAAGAGTTACCAGGTTTTTGATATTTTGATCCGCAGTGTTATACCAGATGTCTACACGTTTAGCATTGCTATAAATGCTTTTTGTAAAGGAGGGAGGGTTGAGGAAGCAAAGCTGTTGTTTCAAAAGATGGAAGAGGTGGGTGTTGCTCCCAATGTTGTTGTTTATAACAACCTTATTCATGGGCTTTGCAAGGATGGGAACTTGGAAGAGGCCTTTAGGCTCAAAGATGAAATGATATGCAAAGGTCTCAAGGCAAGTGTTGTAACATATAGCATGCTTATTAATTTTCTTGTGAAACTTGAGAAATACGATGAAGCCTGTTGTATTTTGAAGGAAATGTCTCAGAATGGCCTGTTGCCGAATGAGATCATCTTCAATACGATGATTGATGGCTACTGCAAAATGGGCAATCTTGATGATGCCCTCAGGGTGAAAGATGAAATGTTAATGCAGGGATTTGTACCAAATTCTGTTACTTGCAACTCATTAGTTAAAGGTTTTTGCAAAATGAATCAAATTGATAAAGCTGAACAGCTCTTAGAAAAGATGCTATTGGAGGGTCTTTGCATTAATCTTGGTTCATTTACATCGGTTATTTCTGGGCTTTGCACAAATTCAAGTTTTGAATCTGCATTGCACTTTACTAGGGAAATGATATTAAGAAATTTAAAGCCAAATGATGGGTTATTGACTATATTGGTTGGCGGACTTTGCAAGAATAGAAAATATTCTGAGGCTGTTGACCTTTGGTTTTTACTGCTACATAGGGGGTTCACTGCCAATACAGTGACCTCGAATGCCCTCATTCATGGGCTTTGTGAATCCGGTAATATGCAGGAGGCTTTCAAGCTTCTTAAAGTGATGTTGGATAGACATTTACAAATGGATATGATTACGTATAACACACTAATATGTGCATGTTGCAAAGATGGAAATTTGGATGGTGCATTCAAGTTGAGGGAAGAAATGGTTAAGCAAGGAATTGCACCAGACATTTCTACATTTAATTTACTTCTCCATGGCCTTTTCAACAAGCACAGGACAGATGAAGCTTTGATGCTTTGGAATGAATCCCAGAACATGGGTCTTGTCTGTAATGTTCATACATTTGGGGTCCTGATTAATGGGTTTTGCAAAGCTGGGCTAGTTGAGAAGGGTAGATATTTTTTTGATGAGATGCTCAGACAGGGAATTGCACCAAATTCTGTAGTTTATAACACACTTATCTGGGCTTATAGCAGACATGGGAATCTGGCAGAAGCCCTTAAACTTTCTGATGAGATGAGAATTAAAAGTTATCTGCCAACAGATGCCACCTATTCTTCTCTTATTCATGGAATGTGCAATATTGGCCACCTCGAGGAAGCAAGATGCCTCATTGATGAAATGAGAAAGGAAGGACTTTCACCTGATGTTGTTTGTTTCACTGCTCTAATAGGTGGTTATTGTAAGTTAGGCCAGATGGATAAAGCTAGGAGTGTCTTGGAGGAAATGTATTTGTGGAATCTACAGCCCAATAAGATCACTTACACAATCATTATTGATGGATACTGTAGATCTGGCAAGATTAAGGAAGCTACAAGGAGTCTTGCTGAGATGGTAAAAAAGGGAATTACTCCAGATTCTGTCACTTATAATGTTTTATCAAATGGTTTTTACAAGGAAGGGAAAATAGAAACTGTTTTTGGATTGTGTGATCATATGTCTGTGGCTGGACCAGGTTTGGATGAAGTTACTTATACTTCTTTGATTGATTGGTTGCCACAGCCATCAGTAGTGGGCAACCAAGAATGA
- the LOC116001399 gene encoding mitogen-activated protein kinase kinase 4-like has product MVTGKPVWQVGNKHELAMKIASNMPEIPENLSPEAKSFLKVCLARDPWRRWTAKKLLGHPFLERFGALESKEEEGFVNPLGPWRWSSSRDLFTVPSFTYIVENDVFLEKEKEKGLVCGFAPNRQYTKRCI; this is encoded by the exons ATGGTCACGGGAAAACCCGTGTGGCAAGTTGGAAATAAACACGAGTTAGCCATGAAAATAGCGTCCAACATGCCAGAAATACCAGAGAATCTCTCCCCTGAGGCCAAGAGTTTCTTGAAAGTGTGTTTAGCGAGAGACCCGTGGCGAAGATGGACGGCGAAGAAGCTGCTGGGTCACCCATTCCTTGAGAGATTCGGTGCTCTTGAAAGCAAGGAAGAGGAAGGGTTTGTGAACCCTTTGGGGCCTTGGCGGTGGAGTTCCAGTAGAGATTTGTTCACAGTGCCATCGTTTACTTATATTGTGGAAAATGATGTGTTCCTggagaaggagaaagagaaaGGCCTTGTTTG cggatttgctccaaaccgccaataTACAAAACGCTGCATATAG